Proteins encoded in a region of the Mercenaria mercenaria strain notata chromosome 1, MADL_Memer_1, whole genome shotgun sequence genome:
- the LOC123528691 gene encoding SUMO-activating enzyme subunit 1-like has protein sequence MVEQTVITEDEAALYDRQIRLWGLDAQRRLRAARVLLIGVRGLGAEVSKNIVLAGVKSLTLLDHTKVTEEDACSNFLVARADVGKNRAECSLDRTQLLNPMVEVSADSEDVGGKPDDFFKNFDVICALCCKPSELFRINKICSENKIKFYCGDVFGYYGYMFSDLGFHEYAEEVQKKVATSSASSQQDGEPATKKAKTEEIETVTVKNSAQFTRFKDALDVDWKTSENVKKVKRTPSAYFIMKVLLQFMENKDRRPQVSSVSEDSKLLSTLKSEVLEQVGVNSDLIDDEFASKCFAELSPVCAIVGGVLGQEIIKAVSHKDAPHNNFFFYNGVEGSGLVDKIGS, from the exons atggtTGAACAGACTGTTATAACTGAAGATGAAGCTGCGTTATATGATAGACAAATTCGTCTATGGGGTTTAGATGCACAGAGACG ATTGAGAGCTGCTAGAGTCTTACTGATTGGTGTTCGAGGTCTTGGAGCAGAAGTTTCCAAAAATATTGTCCTTGCTGGTGTGAAGTCTTTGACATTACTTGATCATACTAAG GTAACAGAGGAAGACGCATGTTCAAACTTCCTTGTGGCTAGAGCAGATGTCGGCAAAAAT AGAGCGGAATGTTCCCTGGACAGGACACAGCTGCTGAACCCAATGGTGGAGGTATCAGCGGACTCGGAGGATGTAGGTGGCAAGCCTGATGATTTCTTCAAAAACTTTGATGTGATCTGTGCACTGTGCTGTAAACCTTCAGAACTGTTCAGAATTAACAAAATCTGTAGTGAAAACAAGATCAAATTCTACTGTGGAGATGTGTTTGGTTACTATGGTTATATGTTCTCAGATCTTGGATTTCATGAATATGCTGA AGAAGTGCAGAAGAAGGTGGCCACATCTTCAGCCTCATCACAGCAGGACGGGGAACCAGCCACAAAGAAAGCCAAAACTGAGGAAATAGAAACAGTTACTGTCAAAAAT TCAGCTCAGTTCACAAGATTTAAAGATGCTCTCGACGTGGACTGGAAAACAtcagaaaatgtgaaaaaagttaaaagaacTCCGTCTGCCTATTTTATTATGAAAG TGCTACTACAGTTTATGGAGAATAAAGATAGACGACCGCAAGTGAGCTCAGTGTCTGAGGACAGTAAACTATTATCAACTTTAAAGTCTGAAGTTCTAGAACAAGTGGGAGTGAACAGTGATCTCATAGATGATGAATTTGCCAG TAAATGTTTTGCTGAGCTGAGCCCTGTATGTGCAATAGTGGGTGGAGTGCTTGGACAAGAAATTATAAAG GCTGTGTCTCATAAGGATGCTCCACATAACAATTTCTTTTTCTACAATGGTGTGGAGGGAAGTGGACTGGTGGACAAGATTGGCAGCTAG